Proteins from one Nicotiana tabacum cultivar K326 chromosome 23, ASM71507v2, whole genome shotgun sequence genomic window:
- the LOC142177181 gene encoding uncharacterized protein LOC142177181: MFFDGAVNAKGVGIGEILISPIFGGELAIQSCELIETEIGKRGQHYPIMARLRFFCKNNTTEYEVCIMGMNMAIDMDLEELLLMGDSDLIIRYIPRFHNELADALATLAAMLPYPGNVHINPLEIQIRERHGYCNMVEAKPDVHPWYHDIKSFLKTKKYPEQANGDKKRTIRRLASSFFLNGEVLYKKTPDLNLL, from the exons atgttctttgatggagctgtaaaTGCAAAGGGTGTTGGGATTGGGGAAATTTTGATTTCCCCCATATTCGGAGGAGAATTGGCCATTCAATCTTGTGAACTAATCGAGACCGAAATTGGAAAAAGAGGTCAGCACTATCCGATTATGGCCCGACTTCGGTTCTTCTGTAAGAATAACACTACTGAATATGAAGTttgcatcatgggcatgaacATGGCAATTGACATGGATTTAGAAGAATTACTACTCATGGGAGACTCTGATTTGATCATTCG GTATATTCCTCGATTCCACAATGAGCTAGCCGACGCACTAGCTACCTTGGCTGCAATGCTGCCATATCCGGGCAATGTCCATATTAACCCGTTAGAGATTCAAATCCGAGAAAGACATGGTTATTGCAACATGGTTGAAGCAAAACCCGATGTCCacccatggtatcatgatattaaAAGTTTCTTGAAAACAAAGAAATACCCTGAGCAAGCAAATGGAGAcaaaaagagaaccattagaaggcttgcTAGCAGTTTCTTCTTAAACGGAGAAGTGCTGTATAAAAAAACTCCAGATCTGAATCTGTTATGA